One Stratiformator vulcanicus genomic window, ATGATCTCTTCCAGGAAACTGTCTTGACGGCTTGGAGGAGATTGGACGACTACGATCACGGCAGACCATTTGGACCATGGTTGAGAGGTATCGCCGGTAAGAATATTCTCGTTTACTATCGGAAGAATACGCGGCAAGCATCGCCGATCAACGACGACGTGTTGGAATGGCTCGATAATCGTTTTGCAGCCATCCAGTCGCTCAAAGGTGATACGCTTCATGAAAAGCTTGCGCCTCTTCGGGAATGCCTCGATGCGTTACCTGAGCCGTATCAGCGGCCAATTATGATGCGCTATACGGATGAGCTTTCACTGGCGGAGATTTCATCTTCGCTCGATGTAGCCAAGGAGACACTGAAGAAACGGCTGCTGCGAGGCAAGGCCCGCTTGGCGGAATGCCTTGAACGCAAGTTGAAACTGGCGGAGGCGTTGACATGAGCAAACCGGATCGAACCGATAACTCGGAACGGAATGATGCGTTTGTAGAATCTCTCTTGCTGAGCGCAACTCAGACCGAGGATCATGAGGATCGTATCAGGCGGGTGATGGCGTCTATTGAAGTAGCGACGAAGACTCGTTCGGCAGGACGCAACCTTCATTCGACACGTCGGCTCCTGCGGTGGAGTTCATTGGCTGCGACCGCAGCCATCCTCCTACTCGTGCTTACCGTCTTCCAAAACGGTTCTCCGAACGTTGCCGTGGCTGCCGTTGAGCGTTCGTTAGCCGTTGCGGTCGAGCGAATTACGCGGAGCTATTCCGTTCGCGTCGAGTACCAATTGGCGGGCGGAGCTTCACTGGTCAAGACCAACAGCCTTTATGTTCAAGGCCCAGATCGATTCGTACTCAGGCATCCGACCGCTGTGAACGGGACGGAAATGAATGTCTGGCTCGGACGTAACGAAGACGAGTCTTGGGTGCTCCCGCCAATCGGGCCGGTCCTGAAAGGCGATGGCCAGATGGTGCACCAATGGATTGACAGGCGCAATGATATCGCAACCTCATACCTGCATGTGGCGACGATTCTTGAGCGGATGGGTTCGCGAGGGTTTTCTCTTGAGTCGTTGCCCGACGAAAGCTTAACGAGAATCGACGGGCAGGTTGAGCATTGTCAGTTCATCCGAGCCACGCGTGAGAGTAACACGGATCTTGATCTGCCTGCGGAAATCGAGCTGTGGGCGAGTCGAGAAACGGGAATGGCGATGCGCCTCATCGCCCATTGGCAGGTGCGCGAAGGCGAGACAGGTAGAGTCCTTGTCGAACTCTCTTTCCTGAGGGACGAGCCGCACCTTGCCAATAGCTGGTTCGCAGCGGAAGCACACTATGAAGGCGAACGGCCCGTAATGAATCTTCAATCGTTGGAGGATTCTTCGCTTCCGGGGCCCGCCCCGCGAACTGTTCTGGACTTGCATTAGAACCCATGGATTTGACGTCTCTGCTGCCGCCAGCCAATACCTAATGGCGTTCGCGCGTAGTGGATCGCGTCTCTCTATCACTTGTCCCCTCAAAGCCTGCATCCGATTCGGTTGCAGGCTTTTTTCGCGATCATTGGTAATTACCGCAAATGCTTGTCCCCATCGGAAGGCCGAAAAACAATAACTTGTGAACACCGCCGGTGCTCGTCACGAGTCTATTCGAAAAAACTCTCGAGGAAGTCCGCGATATGAATCTCACACCGAACCATAATGGTGTGCGGCAGAACTGTGTACGCCGTCTGACACAGGTCGCTTGGCTCACTCTGCTCCTTCCGTTGCTCGTCCTATCGACGATCAATAGGGCCAAAGCTGACGATGAGCCATTGACACTCACCGGGCGATGGCAGCGACAGGCAAATGAGGAGGAAGACGCGAAGCGGGCCGAAGCGATCAAGGAGGCCGTTCGAAATGTTCCTCGCCCATTTCAGTCCCAGGCTGCGCAGAAACTACAAAAGGCGACCTCCCCGTCGCCGGTGCTCAATATTGATGACCAGAGGACGCAAATAACTCTCACCTTTAACGAGGAGAGTGTCACACTGCCGACCGATGGCACGACGAAGACCCTCTCCGGCAAGGCGGGGCGTGGCTCCATTACTGCTCGGCGAAAAGATGGGCGATTGCAGGTCAGTATGCAAGGTCAGTCCGGAAGCCGAACGACCGAATACTTGCTATCGAGAGATGGGCAGTATCTCGCGACCGATATCACGATGAGCGTGCAAGCACTGAAGACGCCCATCCGCTACAGAGTGATCTATCGTCGGCAATAAGTCACAGGATGCCCTGACCCTTTGACCTCGGTCTTACATAATCCGTTACCTGAAGAAGTGAAGAGGAAATAATGCGATGAATGGAATCTCAGCATTCTCACGAAGCGGTTCGTCCGTTCGGCCACATTTGAATCAGGTTGCCTTACCAGTTAAGGAGCAGACCACAAATCTAACGCAGAGTAGTCAATTGTCCGAAACGATATCTGGTCGCCTCGATTCACGACTCTCGCAGTTGGGGCTTGATCAGCAAACGACGGCAGCCTTGAAGAACGATCTGGCAGACGCGTTAAAAACACACTTTGGGAAAGGAACAACATCTGATCCCAAGACCATGGCCGCCACCGTGAAAGACATTCTGGGCACTTACGGGATTTCTCCGAAGCAGGTGGCAGGGGCAGCGTCCGGCAGCAGCAGTCTTTCCCCATCGTTCGCGTCATTTTCGACGCTTCTCGATGAGTTAGGAAATCAGTACGACGATCGTAATTCGTCAAATGCAAGTGAGGAAATCTTATCAATCTTCGAAACCGTTGATGTCTATGCATGAAGAATTAGGCGAGGACCTATGAGCGACACAGACCGCAGCCCGGAAGAAGATGTATTGAGGACGTTGAGAAAGGCTCGTCGTTGGCATGGTTCGACGCGTCTGTACCTGTTATTGCTGATTGTTGGGATATGCTTTGTCAGCCTTCAAGCCGTAGCACGCTGGCATGCGTCCGCG contains:
- a CDS encoding RNA polymerase sigma factor, which gives rise to MDAKSLFEILIRDHTDMLVAYIRAGVRDQHAVDDLFQETVLTAWRRLDDYDHGRPFGPWLRGIAGKNILVYYRKNTRQASPINDDVLEWLDNRFAAIQSLKGDTLHEKLAPLRECLDALPEPYQRPIMMRYTDELSLAEISSSLDVAKETLKKRLLRGKARLAECLERKLKLAEALT